A DNA window from Paenibacillus andongensis contains the following coding sequences:
- a CDS encoding response regulator: MIDNKLSQNVEILLVEDNPGDIRLIVEVLKEGKINNNLSVVEDGEEALAYLKREGSYQDAIVPDIILLDLNLPKINGTEVLAEIKKDPLLKYIPVIILTTSEAEQDILRAYDLHANCYITKPVNLEQFLTVVRSIENFWLTLVKLPRR; encoded by the coding sequence ATGATCGATAATAAGCTCAGTCAGAATGTAGAAATTCTTTTAGTAGAAGATAATCCCGGAGATATTCGTTTGATTGTTGAAGTGCTGAAGGAAGGGAAAATAAACAATAATTTGAGCGTGGTTGAAGATGGGGAGGAGGCTTTGGCATATCTCAAGCGCGAAGGCAGCTACCAGGATGCGATTGTGCCGGACATTATCTTATTAGATTTAAATCTTCCCAAAATCAATGGCACCGAAGTTCTTGCCGAAATTAAAAAAGATCCGCTGCTGAAGTATATTCCAGTCATTATTTTAACGACTTCCGAAGCAGAGCAAGACATCTTAAGAGCTTATGATCTGCATGCGAATTGTTATATCACCAAGCCTGTCAACCTAGAGCAGTTTTTAACAGTCGTAAGATCAATTGAAAATTTTTGGCTTACACTTGTTAAGCTCCCTAGGAGGTAG
- a CDS encoding GGDEF domain-containing protein, with amino-acid sequence MIKVLLIEDNPGDARLIREVLSDIDNQNITLKWVDQLETGIELITKDDFNVVLLDLSLPDSHGMETIISFREQAPAIPIVVLTGLDDEEVAINAVQHGAQDYLIKGQVNSSVIMRSMRYAIERHRLQDELYNLSIIDELTSLYNRRGFFNQGQQVMNANAQEGNGFYLIVADLDGMKQINDSFGHHMGDLALMDTANILKEVFYDSDIIARMGGDEFTVILPDTHGHSPSLDTFEQEMILKIQQRLHSFNLSAGRIYHLSISLGLFHYNPAKPVTLGELIIQADHRMYTHKKGKVKVL; translated from the coding sequence TTGATCAAGGTTTTATTAATTGAAGATAATCCGGGAGATGCTCGATTGATTCGCGAAGTTTTATCGGATATAGATAATCAGAATATTACGTTGAAATGGGTCGATCAGTTGGAAACGGGCATTGAACTGATAACCAAGGATGATTTTAACGTTGTTTTACTCGATCTTTCACTTCCGGATAGTCATGGCATGGAAACAATCATCAGCTTTCGGGAGCAAGCGCCTGCCATCCCAATCGTTGTACTGACCGGGCTTGATGATGAGGAGGTTGCCATAAATGCCGTACAGCACGGGGCTCAGGATTATTTGATTAAAGGACAAGTCAACAGTTCGGTAATCATGCGTTCCATGCGTTATGCCATTGAACGTCATCGTCTTCAGGACGAGCTTTATAACTTATCTATTATTGATGAGTTGACGAGTCTCTACAATCGTCGAGGTTTTTTTAACCAGGGGCAGCAGGTTATGAATGCGAATGCTCAGGAAGGCAATGGCTTTTATTTGATCGTTGCTGATTTGGACGGCATGAAACAAATCAACGATTCCTTTGGTCATCATATGGGCGACTTGGCCTTAATGGATACGGCGAATATATTGAAAGAAGTTTTCTACGATTCTGATATTATTGCTCGTATGGGGGGAGATGAGTTCACCGTAATTTTACCGGATACGCATGGACATTCACCAAGCTTAGATACATTTGAACAGGAAATGATCTTGAAAATCCAGCAGAGGTTACATAGCTTTAATTTGAGCGCTGGCCGAATCTATCATCTTTCGATCAGTCTCGGATTATTTCATTATAATCCTGCTAAGCCCGTAACCTTAGGCGAATTGATTATCCAAGCGGATCATCGCATGTATACCCATAAAAAAGGAAAAGTTAAAGTTCTATGA